The Bacillota bacterium DNA segment CATCGAGGACAATGACTACGTTATCAACCCCGAGGGCAAGACCGTCGAGCTGGACGAATACCACGAGATGATAAGCACCGGATACGGTAACATGACCCCCTGGCAGTGCCCGCGAGACATCAGCGAGGAGGACCTGGCGGAGAAGATCGAGGGAATGGCCGCCGGGGTGAAGAACATGCCCAACTGTGTGTTCAACTTCCATTGCCCCCCTCACGACTCCAACCTTGACCTGGCTCCCAGGCTGGACAGAGATCTGAAGCCGAAGCTGGGCCCCGGGGGCCAGCCCGACATGGTGCCGGTGGGAAGCGTGGCTGTCAGGCGGACGATAGAGGAGTACCAGCCGCTGTTGGGCCTGCACGGCCACATCCATGAGTCCAGGGGCACCGTGAAGATCGGCCACACCGTGTGCCTGAACCCCGGGAGCGAGTACGCTGAGGGTTTCCTGAGGGGAGCCCTGGTGACGCTCCGGGGCGGAAAGGTGGTTTCCTGCCAGCTCACTTCAGGCTAGGGGAGGGGAAGCGGTGGGCAACAACAACGAGTCATTCCTTCAGGAAGGGCTTCGCCTCGTGGAACTGGCCCAATCAAGGCAGACTCCTTTGCGGCTCCTGGGCGCAGTAGCCATCCGCCTGCACTGCGAGACACACCGGCACCTCTTTGACGCTGCCAACCGGCCCATAACGGACCTGGATTTCATGGCATACGTCAGGCACAACCTGGCGGTGCAGCAGATGCTCAAGGAGGAGGGTTATGCACATGACGAATTCATCCTGAAGTTCTACGGGCAGACCAGGCAATATACGCCCATCTTCACATCAGCGGCTTCAAGGTGGACGTTTTCTTCCTAGACAACCTGAGTTTCTGTCACGTGGTGCCATTTCTTGGCCGCCTGGAACTGGACTGTCCCACGGTAACCACGACCGACGTCCTGTTGGAGAAGATGCAGATAGTGGAGACCAACGCCAAGGACCTCAAGGACACCATCATTGTTGCTGGAACATGACATCTCGGAGGGGTTTGAGAGGGAGGCCATCGACACCGGGTACATCGCGAGGATCCTGAGCGCTGACTGGGGATTTTACTACACCGTGACCCAGAACCTACGGAAGGTGCTGGAGTACATGTGCCAGAACCCCTTTATCCGCGATGAGGAGAGGGTTGTTGTGAAGTCCAGGGTCTCCCGGCTCCTGGACATCCTGGACAAGGCCCCCAAGACGATGAAGTGGAATCTCCGGGCCAAGATGGGCACCAAGATCAAGTGGTACACCGACGTGGAAGAAACCGGGAATATGTTCTGAGGGGGCAACCCGCAATGACCGTGCATGCCTTTTCTCTTCCTATCGAGGTCAAGTATGGAGCGGGCGCCTCCCGCCTTACGGGAGAGACGCTCAAAGCCTGGAACGCCCGTCGGCTCTTCGTGGTGACGGACAAGGGGGTCCTTGAGGCAGAACTCCTAGGCGGAGTGATGGACACTCTGGCTCAACCGGAACCGGAGGTCCACGTGTTCGATGAGGTGGAGCCCAACCCCAGGGACACCACGGTCACGAGGGGGGTCACGGCCTTCCGGGGATTCGGCCCCGACGCCGTACTCGCCATCGGGGGAGGGAGCTCCATGGATACCGCCAAGGCTATCCGGGCGGTTGCGGAGGCGGGAGGGAGCATCAGCGACTACGAAGGGTTCGTCAAGTTCAACGTGAAACCCCGGGTCCCCCTCATCGCGGTACCGACCACGGCGGGCACCGGGAGCGAGATGGGCGGATGGGCGGTGATAACCGATACCCGCCGCAGGTTCAAGATGGGCTTCGGGGACCCCGTGGCGCTCTCCCCCACCCTGTCACTGGTGGATCCGGAACTGACCCTGAGCCTTCCCCCAGCCCTCACTGCGTCCACTGGCATGGACGCCTTCTCCCACGCGCTGGAGGTATACGTGTCCCAGGCCTCCTCTCCACTGACCGATGCCTGGGCCCTAGGGGCGATAGAACTCATCGCCGGGAACCTGAGGGTTGCCTACACCAACGGCCATGACCTCTCAGCACGGGAACAGGTCATGACCGGCAGCATGATGGCGGGAGCCGCCATGAGCAACGCGGACTGCGGCGCGATCCACGCCATAGCCGAGGTGGTGGGGGGACTCTACGACATAGGGCACGGCGTCGCCATAGCCGCCTTCTTGCCCTACGTCATGAGGTACAACACCCCGGCAGTCCCTGAGAAGAGTCGGCGGGTAGCCGTGGCCATAGGGTCGTCCCTGGAAGGCCTTGCCGAGATGGAGGCCGCCTCCCTGGCATGGAGAGGAGCGGCCCGCCTGGTGTCCGATCTCGGTCTCCCCAGGCCGTCCGACCTCGAGATCCCACATAAAGACCTGCCGCTCATCGCCAAGGCCTGCACCCTCAACATGTCTTCGGGCGGGAACCCACGGCCGATGGCGGCAGGGGACTACCTCTCCCTTATCCAGGAGAGCCTCGACGAGAACCTCTGGTAGTGCTTCTAGGCGTCCCGGTCACCATCGTTAACAGGGCCATCCTGGTGGGCACACCGTTGGCAGCCTGCCGGAAGTAGGCAGTGCCACGGTAGGCGTCGGTTTCCACCGCTATCTCATCCACCCTTGGCAGTGGGTGCATGAAGGTGATGCCTTCCTTTGCCTCGGCCACGAGGCCGGGGGTCAGCACGTAGGCACCCTTGACCCTCTCGTACTCGGCGGGGTCCTGGAACTTCTCCTTCTGAACCCGGGTGACGTACATCACATCGCTCACCCGGGCCGCAGCCCGCAGGCCCTCCGTTTCTTCCACACCCAAGCTCTTTGACTTCATCGCCTCCACAATGTGATCGGGCATCCTGAGGCTCTCCGGGGATACCAGCCTGGCCGAGTTCCTGTACAGTGCCAGGAGGTACATGAGGCTGTGGACGGTGCGCCCGTGCTTCAGGTCTCCCACCAGCGATACGGTGAGGTCGTCCAGCCTGCCCTTCTCCTGCTCGATGGTATACATGTCCAGCAGGCCTGGGTCGGGTGCTGTCCTACACCATCCCCGTCGTTGATGACAGGAACCCGAGATGCCTGGGTGGCCTCCTCCACTGAACCCACGTCGGGGTGCCTGATCACGATGACGTCACAGTAGCTCTCGATCACGCTGATAGCGTGGTGTACTTCTATCCAGTCTGATGAGATCCTGCCGGGAATGGGCGGGCAGCCGCATGATTCTCGCGCACAGTGATGGTAACTCAGGAAGGGGGAGAGAAGGGGAGCGAGGCCCCTTCCCGCCTGACCGGTGCGCCCGGCATGGGTGATGGCTTGGGGGCGAAAGTCCCCTGCGGACAGTGGCCACGTAGAACCGCTAGCTGAACCGCCCAGTGCGGACCCGCATGCCGGGTGGTGTGGGGGGACGGGGGTTAGCTGCCCCCTCCTACCCGATTTGTACTGGACTCCTGCTACTCCTCCAAGAGCCACCCCAGTGACAGTTCCCGGAGCTTGCCGGGGGCCGGGTTTCCCGTCACCTCGTCCCAGCCAGCCACGGCGTAATAGAGGCCCAGGGCCTTGTCGAACTCAGCCTTGTCCACCCGGGTGCCTGCGGAGGGGTCGTCGGGCAGGGGCTCGAAGAACCGCTCGGGGAGGTAGTCGTCCTTGCGGGTGAACCCCTCCCTGGCGTTGAAGAACCGCATCCTGTTCAGGCGCCTTTCACCGACCTTCATGAGCTCGTAGAGAGAGGCATCCCAGTCGATGCCGGCCTTGTACAGGGTAACCACATCCTGCGGGCCGTCGAGCTGCCACGATGGACCCCAGGCGAAGGTGCAGAGGCATAGGGTGTCGAGCAGGGAGTAGAAGCACTGGGGGACAAGAAGGCGAAACGCACCTTCTCCTCATCCAGCGCGAAGGGGTCCTCATAGCCCTTCCATGCCCCGATCTGGAAGAGGCGTACCCTGCTCGGGCTGTCCGCCGGGAGCGCCACCTCGGGATCGTGCTCGGACGACTCGTGATCCGCACCGAAGGGATTGACGGCGTAGATCAGCCCAACGGAGGGCTTCACCTGTGGCATGTGGGCCGGTTTCTCGTTGCCCTTCAGCAACATGGAGGGGGCCTCCGCACCCTTTCCGAACCGTTGAGCCGCCCTCCGACTGCCCTCTGCCAGGATGTCGCCGATGCCCGTCCTGGCGGCGATGAGCCGGTTCATGGTATTGACGGCGTCGCCGTTGCCGAAGCGGAGGTCAATGCCCCCTGTATCCTCCAGGGTGATGATGCCCTTTTCGAAGCACTCCATGACGAAGAATATCATGACGCCGCAGGAGATGGTGTCTAGCCCGTACATGTTACACAGCTGGTTTGACTCCGCGATGCTCTCCAGCGAGGTCACG contains these protein-coding regions:
- a CDS encoding aldehyde ferredoxin oxidoreductase C-terminal domain-containing protein — protein: MLDTLCLCTFAWGPSWQLDGPQDVVTLYKAGIDWDASLYELMKVGERRLNRMRFFNAREGFTRKDDYLPERFFEPLPDDPSAGTRVDKAEFDKALGLYYAVAGWDEVTGNPAPGKLRELSLGWLLEE
- a CDS encoding iron-containing alcohol dehydrogenase codes for the protein MTVHAFSLPIEVKYGAGASRLTGETLKAWNARRLFVVTDKGVLEAELLGGVMDTLAQPEPEVHVFDEVEPNPRDTTVTRGVTAFRGFGPDAVLAIGGGSSMDTAKAIRAVAEAGGSISDYEGFVKFNVKPRVPLIAVPTTAGTGSEMGGWAVITDTRRRFKMGFGDPVALSPTLSLVDPELTLSLPPALTASTGMDAFSHALEVYVSQASSPLTDAWALGAIELIAGNLRVAYTNGHDLSAREQVMTGSMMAGAAMSNADCGAIHAIAEVVGGLYDIGHGVAIAAFLPYVMRYNTPAVPEKSRRVAVAIGSSLEGLAEMEAASLAWRGAARLVSDLGLPRPSDLEIPHKDLPLIAKACTLNMSSGGNPRPMAAGDYLSLIQESLDENLW
- a CDS encoding metallophosphoesterase is translated as IEDNDYVINPEGKTVELDEYHEMISTGYGNMTPWQCPRDISEEDLAEKIEGMAAGVKNMPNCVFNFHCPPHDSNLDLAPRLDRDLKPKLGPGGQPDMVPVGSVAVRRTIEEYQPLLGLHGHIHESRGTVKIGHTVCLNPGSEYAEGFLRGALVTLRGGKVVSCQLTSG